The following coding sequences lie in one Ascaphus truei isolate aAscTru1 unplaced genomic scaffold, aAscTru1.hap1 HAP1_SCAFFOLD_1055, whole genome shotgun sequence genomic window:
- the LOC142475016 gene encoding uncharacterized protein LOC142475016 has translation MLLLYIVAPGGHVSPEMEQVSSPGSCSSTHLEEHDDEDDDDDAAIDTEIQSSEHEEVPIETVLPPNRPSTTTYDAIVASEGKIVEAENRRHSDLMTVLERMIALQEETVSQLAHLHRVFIEVPKQLQKINTSFEALVVQQTQANYLRMTNVPQFNFNTSQAGSLDAGQFSPHASDLHSSGPNVTGQVADIAVQVPDDILPLPSVQNQQLTPTKEATKTKQHKQLLLTSFWTQTKKDTHETDQPSLVQCLPTCSHVSVGTSPVREQSLPKSPVGESLPKSPVGESLPKSPVGEQSLPKSPVGEQSLPKSPVGEQSLPKSPVVESLATSPAREVPEATQSGSVVAKVVAKRKRKMQETTSRPVTRSQKEQKK, from the exons atgttattgttatatatagttgcccctggaggacatgtgtcacctgagatggaacaagtgtcttcacctgggtcatgcagctcaacacacctagaag aacatgatgatgaggatgatgatgatgatgccgccattgacacagaaatacaatcaagtgagcatgaagaggttccaattgaaactgttttaccgccaaatcgtccatcaactaccacatacgatgcaattgtagcttctgagggaaaaattgtggaagcagaaaatcgtcgccattctgacctgatgacagtgctggaaaggatgattgcactgcaggaagaaacagtatcacaattggcacatctccacagagtcttcattgaagtgcctaaacagttgcaaaaaatcaacacctcattcgaagcattagttgttcagcaaacccaagcaaattacttgagaatgactaatgtaccacaattcaacttcaacacctcacaggcaggatccttagatgctggtcagttttcaccacatgcatctgatcttcattcctcaggtccgaatgttaccggtcaagtagcagacattgctgtgcaggttcctgacgacatcctaccgctgccatctgtacaaaatcagcagctgacacctacaaaggaggcgacaaaaacaaaacagcacaagcagttactactgaccagtttttggacacaaacaaaaaaagacacacatgaaacagaccaaccatcacttgtgcagtgtctaccaacttgctcacatgtgtcagtgggcacaagccctgtccgtgaacagtcactgcccaaaagccctgtaggtgagtcactgcccaaaagccctgtaggtgagtcactgcccaaaagccctgtaggtgaacagtcactgcccaaaagccctgtcggtgaacagtcactgcccaaaagccctgtcggtgaacagtcactgcccaaaagccctgtagttgagtcactggccacaagccctgcccgtgaagtgccagaggccactcaaagtggctctgttgtggctaaagttgttgcaaaacgaaaaaggaaaatgcaagagacaacaagcaggcctgttactcgctctcaaaaggaacaaaaaaaataa